From Pseudorasbora parva isolate DD20220531a chromosome 25, ASM2467924v1, whole genome shotgun sequence, one genomic window encodes:
- the gtse1 gene encoding G2 and S phase-expressed protein 1 has translation MASLTRSDFVSLAEEKFDFDISLSPASSKGDYDVEDEVFVGPVGHKEKCISHGVEVHMKDSMSSGPSQGEQSSWSPLTGEKFEEICKEAHLLASHLEQTITDSVAESSVVSSSQAEEAEMFEEDTTVKLSMFIKPAHVLSPIKRETFLVQDSPMKQLPPAIQKQMLKANGMARFGKQRLSTSSPVKPAVTHPKVATRGKAIVASNGLLRSKPAIQGNSRLSSSTKLPAATKTRLPPPSKGNFGLKLSPSCRNTSRAGSSEDLLSDTTSVASDVSDSSFNTSLPGRSSIPTRNKTELRAPSALKAPSLQNSRVVDRRRNTSSSSSSVSSINSSLTISPGSKAKTNSSLNSSTNSIGARSHSSVSRLPSSSRKSSVVSRNPEPPVSRRTSITTQGRRASELLPRPVKATPIKKTDPFPPPQLLTPAKTAAEKTTTSIPASNTKIGSALRGNPKLKIPVMPTPTNYLKGVCKSEVSSSPEVPRIMKPKKLLSSCSMDSIPDILVGPPAGLLTPSAMGKLRRPSALPTPVNRRISGIPAFTPKSVSRLSKPSQITERSSTSSQGPTDPSPENTNETEKQEDEQTSVSNEETCPPADLQPCSLVFHLEDEPEGPPACEPAAVENPSEPSSCDPEPSLCDHEPPQVDMKPPSLPNTADLEKHHLLKNKENKDVKEVLLVDAPAPALQLKEKLLIDLSNTPDLIKTSSAKPWGGQLIDLSSPLIKWSPEDKNENAENTAQLIDLSF, from the exons ATGGCATCCCTCACTCGCAGTG ATTTTGTTTCACTGGCAGAGGAGAAATTTGACTTTGACATTTCATTGTCACCTGCAAG CTCTAAAGGAGATTATGATGTTGAGGATGAGGTGTTCGTGGGTCCAGTTGGTCATAAAGAGAAATGCATTTCTCATGGGGTTGAGGTTCACATGAAGGACAGTATGAGCAGCGGTCCGTCTCAGGGAGAACAGTCCAGCTGGAGTCCGCTCACAGGAGAGAAGTTTGAGGAAATCTGCAAAGAAGCTCATCTGCTCGCCAGCCACCTGGagcaaaccatcactgactctGTAGCGGAGAGCAGCGTAGTGTCCTCGAGCCAAGCTGAGGAGGCCGAGATGTTTGAGGAGGACACAACAGTCAAACTGAGCATGTTCATCAAGCCAGCTCATGTTCTGAGTCCCATCAAAAGAGAGACCTTTCTTGTGCAGGACAGCCCGATGAAGCAGCTTCCACCCGCCATTCAGAAGCAAATGCTGAAGGCTAATGGGATGGCCAGGTTTGGCAAGCAACGTCTCAGTACGTCGAGTCCAGTCAAGCCGGCTGTGACGCATCCTAAGGTGGCTACTAGAGGCAAAGCCATTGTGGCTAGTAATGGGCTGTTACGCAGCAAACCCGCAATCCAAGGGAACTCACGACTTTCCTCCAGCACAAAACTGCCAGCGGCCACTAAAACTAGGCTTCCTCCTCCCAGCAAA GGTAATTTTGGGCTGAAGCTCAGTCCCAGCTGTAGAAACACAAGTAGAGCTGGGTCTTCTGAAGACCTTCTCTCTGATACCACCAGTGTTGCTTCTGATGTCAGCGATTCCTCATTTAACACTAGTTTGCCAGGAAGAAGCAGCATTCCAACCCGGAACAAG ACAGAATTGCGAGCTCCGTCTGCTCTTAAAGCTCCTTCACTTCAGAACTCTAGAGTTGTGGACAGGAGGAGAAACACCTCGTCCTCGTCGTCTTCTGTGTCCAGCATCAACTCTAGTCTAACTATCTCTCCAGGAAGCAAAG CTAAAACCAATTCGTCCTTGAACTCCAGCACTAACAGCATCGGCGCTCGTTCACACAGCAGTGTGAGCAGGTTGCCGAGTTCTAGCCGCAAATCCTCTGTTGTTAGCAGAAACCCAGAGCCCCCCGTCAGCAGACGGACCTCCATCACTACACAGGGAAGGAGAGCATCCGAACTTCTCCCCAGGCCTGTCAAAGCTACACCCATTAAGAAAACGGACCCATTTCCGCCTCCACAGCTTCTGACCCCTGCAAAGACTGCTGCTGAAAAGACCACTACCAGCATCCCTGCATCTAATACTAAGATTGGAAGTGCTCTAAGAGGAAACCCTAAACTCAAGATCCCAGTGATGCCAACACCCACAAACTACCTGAAGGGAGTTTGCAAATCTGAGG TTTCCTCCTCACCTGAAGTCCCTCGTATCATGAAGCCAAAGAAATTGTTGTCTTCATGCAGCATGGACAG TATTCCTGATATTCTAGTGGGTCCCCCGGCGGGTCTCCTGACGCCCTCGGCTATGGGTAAACTGCGGAGGCCCTCGGCTCTTCCCACCCCAGTCAACCGCCGGATCTCTGGTATCCCTGCATTCacacccaagagcgtgtcacgCCTAAGTAAACCCTCCCAAATCACAGAGCGCTCATCAACCTCTAGCCAAGGGCCCACTGATCCAAG CCCAGAAAACACGAATGAAACGGAGAAACAGGAAGATGAGCAAACCTCAGTGTCAAATGAGGAGACCTGCCCTCCAGCTGACCTCCAGCCCTGCTCCTTGGTCTTTCATTTGGAGGATGAGCCAGAAGGACCTCCTGCCTGTGAGCCAGCAGCTGTAGAGAATCCCTCTGAGCCTTCGTCATGTGATCCTGAGCCTTCGTTATGTGATCACGAACCTCCTCAGGTTGACATGAAACCCCCATCACTTCCAAACACAGCAGACCTCGAGAAACACCACCTGCTCAAGAACAAAGAGAACAAGGATGTTAAAGAG GTTTTGCTTGTGGATGCACCTGCACCAGCACTTCAGCTGAAAGAGAAGCTGCTAATCGATCTCTCCAACACCCCAGACCTGATCAAAACCTCCTCTGCAAAGCCCTGGGGAGGACAG TTAATTGACCTGAGTTCGCCTCTTATAAAGTGGAGTCCAGAGGACAAGAACGAAAATGCTGAGAACACGGCTCAACTGATCGACTTGTCTTTTTAG
- the actr6 gene encoding actin-related protein 6 produces MSTLVLDNGAYFAKIGYSHEKVSVIPNSQFRSKTSRLKTFTANQLDEIKDPSGLFYILPFQKGYLVNWDVQRKVWDHLFGKEMFKVDFADTNIVITEPYFNFTSIQESMNEILFEEYQFQSALRINAGSLSAHRYFHEKNSELCCVVVDSGFSFTHIIPYCRGRKMKEGICRINVGGKLLTNHLKEIISYRQLHVMDETHVINQVKEDVCYVSQDFYKDMEIAQLKGEDNMVMRDYVLPDFSSIKKGFCKPREEMNFTGKYKTGEQILRLINERFAVPEMLFHPSDIGIQEMGIPEALVNSINNMPEEMQPHFYKNIVLTGGNTLFPGFRDRVYKEVRALAPVEYEVSVVLPQNPICYPWEGGKLLAENPDFEEMVVTRDDYEENGHYVCEEKFDI; encoded by the exons atgtcaacgctCGTACTGGATAATGGTGCGTACTTCGCCAAAATCGGTTACAGTCATGAGAAAGTCAG TGTTATCCCAAATAGCCAATTCCGTTCGAAGACTTCCAGGTTGAAAACTTTCACTGCCAATCAGCTGGATGAAATCAAAGACCCGTCCGGACTCTTCTATATTCTTCCGTTTCAAAAG GGGTATCTTGTGAACTGGGATGTGCAACGCAAAGTCTGGGATCATCTTTTTGGAAAAGAGATGTTTAAG GTGGACTTTGCTGATACCAACATTGTGATAACGGAACCATACTTCAACTTCACCTCAATTCAAGAATCCATGAATGAGATATTATTTGAAGAATATCAGTTCCAGTCAGCCCTCAGAATTAATG cTGGATCATTGAGTGCTCATCGATACTTCCAtgagaagaactctgaactgtGTTGCGTTGTGGTGGACAGTGGCTTCTCCTTCACACACATCATTCCTTATTGTAGGGGAAGAAAGATGAAAGAGGGCATCTGCAG AATAAATGTAGGAGGAAAGCTGCTCACCAACCATTTGAAGGAGATCATTTCATACAG GCAGCTGCATGTGATGGATGAAACCCATGTGATCAATCAGGTCAAGGAAGATGTGTGTTATGTGTCTCAGGATTTCTATAAGGACATGGAGATTGCACA ATTGAAAGGAGAAGATAATATGGTTATGAGAGACTATGTGCTGCCAGATTTCAGCTCTATCAAAAAGGGATTTTGCAAG CCTCGAGAGGAGATGAATTTTACTGGCAAATATAAGACTGGGGAGCAGATTTTGCGGCTCATCAATGAGAGGTTTGCAGTCCCAGAGATGCTCTTTCACCCCTCTGACATCGGCATTCAGGAGATGGGCATACCTGAGGCGTTAGTCAACTCCATTAACAACATGCCGGAAG AGATGCAGCCCCACTTCTATAAGAACATTGTTCTTACTGGTGGCAACACTTTGTTCCCTGGATTCAGAGATCGGGTTTACAAAGAAGTCCGTGCACTTGCCCCTGTAGAATATGAAGTTTCTGTCGTTCTGCCACAGAA TCCTATTTGCTACCCATGGGAAGGAGGGAAGTTATTGGCCGAAAATCCTGACTTTGAAGAGATGGTGGTCACGAGAGATGATTATGAGGAAAATGGACATTATGTATGCGAAGAGAAGTTTGATATTTGA
- the sycp3 gene encoding synaptonemal complex protein 3: MAASGRKQNKKAKHNDNPTDLKAFDFNNLEEKKGSGSDDDTRDETPIIDKLTKKRSAETFDDDELHPGGVGNEVQNMLERFGADISKAMQTKRKRLEVLTKNSLKGSTQKLEQMWKTQQNQRQKLTQDYSQQVLSVLQQWETDVHKSEEQEEKLNNLFRQQQKLFQQARVVQNQKMKTIKDLYEQFVKNMEEMEKSHEAFLQGTQMELRKEMALLQKKIMMDTQQQEMATVRKSLQSMLF, translated from the exons ATGGCAGCTTCAGggagaaaacaaaacaagaaggCCAAACACAACGACAACCCTACAGACCTGAAAGCGTTTGATTTCAACAATCTGGAGGAAAAGAAAGGAAGCGGATCTGACGACGATACGAGAGATG AAACTCCAATCATTGACAAGCTGACCAAGAAAAGATCTGCAGAGACGTTTGATGATGATGAACTACACCCTGGTGGTGTGGG GAATGAGGTTCAAAATATGCTGGAAAGATTTGGTG CGGACATCAGCAAGGCCATGCAGACCAAAAGGAAACGCTTGGAGGTTCTCACCAAAAACTCCTTAAAGGGCAGCACTCAGAAACTAGAGCAAATGTGGAAAACCCAGCAGAATCAGAG GCAGAAGCTGACACAAGATTATTCTCAGCAGGTGCTCTCTGTGCTTCAGCAGTGGGAGACTGATGTTCATAAATCAGAAGAGCAGGAGGAGAAACTAAAT AATTTGTTTCGCCAGCAGCAGAAGCTCTTCCAGCAGGCGAGGGTTGTGCAAAATCAAAAAATGAAAACCATCAAAGACCTGTATGAGCAGTTTGTCAAG AACATGGAGGAGATGGAGAAAAGCCATGAAGCCTTCCTGCAGGGCACACAGATGGAGCTTAGAAAAGAGATGGCTCTGCTGCAGAAGAAGATAATGATGGACACT CAACAACAGGAGATGGCCACTGTTCGAAAATCCCTCCAATCCATGCTGTTCTGA
- the si:ch211-59o9.10 gene encoding E3 ubiquitin-protein ligase RLIM, with the protein MNDIQEGSDCEAGSPLFSPRMESDTPDSLNNALLNDSSDYLFEDPGLSHEFSTFVPETPSPLTHRRKRHSQKDDKKSVVTPSCSDGNKWERQEHIPGYLSTIPGSQRTMKRRKLEDSNASALRGYSGITPGENGFVTASSLLPSDFTWLESPRPATSSSSHVSASCKPSSSAGSSTCALDQASDPAYLNELQVMGRTSKQKTLNKSNGREQKSKKSIYSKPRSKASKSTTLHTPLLATEDEALLLDAAKRMQGPARSPVCPMPEDIVIIEDDADDVEVESMVRCVQMAEDEAYARSLQEQFDMEERMEQQRLQSRSPSRNNHNHMVDPYVGLGWISPWASLMSSASFTHGPSELSELQQAIFGEQPRRQQGRRQTSRSSNNSRRRHARLQTDLFDDSQGNNYEALLAFEEQQGSVVSKNTLTKAEIERLPIKTYDPSHSAGKTDCQICFSEYKAGERLRMLPCLHDYHVKCIDRWLKENATCPICRADISECSGFS; encoded by the exons ATGAATGACATACAGGAAGGTTCAGACTGTGAGGCCGGCAGTCCTCTGTTCAGTCCCCGGATGGAGTCAGACACTCCGGACTCCCTGAACAATGCCTTATTGAATGACAGCAGCGACTACCTGTTTGAAGACCCTGGACTCTCTCATGAATTCTCCACTTTTGTTCCAGAGACCCCTAG CCCACTGACTCACAGAAGAAAACGACATTCCCAAAAAGATGACAAGAAAAGTGTG GTGACACCGTCCTGTTCGGATGGAAATAAATGGGAAAGACAAGAACACATCCCAGGATACCTCAGCACCATTCCAGGCTCCCAAAGAACAATGAAGCGGCGCAAACTGGAGGACTCAAATGCAAGTGCACTGCGCGGATACTCCGGCATTACGCCGGGGGAAAATGGATTTGTAACGGCCTCGTCTCTTTTACCCTCTGATTTTACATGGTTGGAGTCTCCCCGGCCAGCAACCTCCTCTTCTTCTCATGTTTCTGCATCTTGCAAGCCTTCATCCTCAGCTGGGTCTTCCACGTGTGCACTGGATCAAGCTAGCGATCCGGCATATTTAAACGAGCTGCAAGTGATGGGTCGCACCTCGAAGCAAAAGACTCTAAACAAAAGCAATGGAAGGGAACAGAAGTCTAAAAAGAGCATCTATAGCAAGCCCAGATCTAAAGCCTCTAAAAGCACAACATTACACACTCCTTTACTCGCCACAGAGGATGAAGCTTTACTGCTGGATGCAG CAAAGAGAATGCAAGGGCCAGCAAGGTCACCTGTATGTCCAATGCCAGAAGATATTGTCATTATAGAGGATGATGCTGATGATGTAGAGGTCGAGAGCATGGTCCGCTGCGTTCAGATGGCTGAGGATGAGGCGTATGCCAGAAGCCTTCAG GAACAGTTTGATATGGAGGAGCGAATGGAGCAGCAGAGGCTACAGAGCAGATCGCCAAGTAGAAACAACCACAACCATATG GTTGATCCATATGTTGGCTTGGGCTGGATCTCTCCTTGGGCCTCGTTGATGAGCTCGGCATCGTTCACACACGGACCCTCTGAGCTTTCAGAGCTACAGCAGGCCATCTTTGGAGAGCAACCCC GCAGACAACAAGGACGTCGGCAAACCAGCAGAAGTAGTAATAATTCCCGGCGCAGACATGCTCGCCTACAAACAGACTTGTTTGATGACAGCCAGGGAAACAATTATGAG GCTCTCTTAGCGTTCGAGGAGCAACAAGGTTCTGTAGTATCCAAGAACACTCTGACAAAGGCCGAGATCGAACGGCTGCCTATAAAAACCTACGATCCTTCACACAGCGCAGGAAAGACAGA CTGCCAGATCTGTTTCAGCGAGTACAAGGCGGGGGAACGGCTCAGGATGCTTCCATGTCTCCACGATTACCACGTGAAATGCATCGACCGCTGGCTAAAG GAAAACGCCACCTGTCCCATCTGCAGAGCGGATATATCAGAGTGTAGTGGTTTTTCTTGA
- the lyrm5b gene encoding LYR motif-containing protein 5B, protein MANPLRAEVVQLYKTLLFLGREYPKGADYFRDRLRAAFAKNKDVRDPDKIKELIGRGEFVVKELEALYYLRKYRALKKRYYETD, encoded by the exons ATGGCCAACCCACTCCGAGCAGAGGTAGTGCAACTGTACAAAACA TTGCTGTTTCTTGGACGGGAGTATCCGAAAGGAGCGGACTatttcagagacagactgaggGCTGCGTTTGCCAAGAATAAAGATGTGCGAGACCCTGACAAGATCAAAGAGCTTATCGGCCGAGGAGAATTTGTGGTGAAAGAGCTTGAAGCGCTGTATTACCTCCGGAAGTACAGAGCTTTGAAGAAGAGATATTATGAAACAgactga